Genomic window (Marmota flaviventris isolate mMarFla1 chromosome X, mMarFla1.hap1, whole genome shotgun sequence):
AAAGCTTATGTGAAGAGTAGACACCCAAAATGGCCAGCCGGAAGCCGGTTTCTCGCGCGCCTATGTGTCCAAACCCCATTCGTCAGCAGGCAGCCCGCGATTCCGGTGCCCAGTCACCTATCAGGTCTGCGCATGCGCTGAGCTATTCATGCACGCAGGCGCAGAGTGCCGCTGCATCTATGGTCCCAACGTCTGATAGAGCGTCCACCCGCCCTCTTTGGGACTCTGTGGTTTTTGAGCGTGAAGACCGACTGCCTATATAAGGCATGCGCAGGCGTGGGAGCGCCTCTTTTCCTTCGCCGAGGTGAGTACGTTGGGCTGTGTGTTCATTTGGTGTCCTTGCCTTTTCTCTGCTGAGGTTTGAGGCCTGTCCTTACATTCTATTCTCACTTTGCTTATTTTCTTACAGTCACCGACGATCCTGGTGTCGCCATGGGCCGCCGCCCCGCCCGGTGGTAAGTTCCAAATCCCTGAAATTTCGCTGTTGGAAAATTGCCTTTGGCCCCCGCAGACAACTGCTGGGTGGAGCCTCCTGTACGGATTTCCTTCACCTTGTTTCCCTAGTGCTTTTCCTActggttttattcatttataccaTCTATTCCTTTCCAAAAGTTTATCCTTACCCTGCCGCTGCCCCGGTTTTGTTGGGCGGCGGATTGATCCAGGAGTGCCAATGCAATGCCAGTGTTGAGCTTGAAACAACATCCACCCTCTTTCAACCCTCTCCTGCAGTCTCGCCACAGTTTATTGTCTCAGTCGCCTCTTGCGTCCTTTGTGCCCAGTCTAGTCTTATTTATGGGCTTTGGACCATGAGATCTTATTGGACACCAAACGCAGATGAGAAATAGCTGGCCTAGCCGCCTCATTTACCCTGCAGGGGGCGCCAGGTGCCTCTCACGTGGCTTGGAGGCGGATTTCATGTCACGTTCCCGGAAGTCTTCTCTTGGGTACCTCAACCGTTCTAAAGTTGTGAATTTGTAGTGTGTAGTACCGTCGAgcaaagattattattatttttgtggtggtcTTAAAagtcgaacccaaggcctcatacattCCAGGCAGtcgatctgccactgagctaaattcatGACCCTCAAAGATGATTCTTTTGAAGTctggaattataaaatattggctTTAAAAGGAGTTTAAAATTAGGTGTAATCAAGACATTGTGGCTTTGGTTAACTTGCTATATTGTTGatgctagcctcaaacttgggatatTGAGCGAGCATTTAAATACTTGTTGGGTTCACTTTTGACCCCACCACAccaaatttttttctcccttctgcaGTTACCGGTACTGTAAAAACAAGCCGTACCCAAAGTCTCGTTTCTGCCGGGGTGTCCCTGGTAAGTACTAAGACACTCAAACTGCTTTGGTCATGCTGATTCAGCAGTCCCTAGCACTCTACCTACCCTCCCCCAACActtatcaaagtttttttttccacccCCAGATGCCAAAATTCGCATATTTGACCTTGGGCGTAAAAAGGCAAAAGTGGATGAGTTCCCGCTCTGTGGCCACATGGTATCTGATGAATATGAGCAATTATCCTCTGAAGGTGAGGATTATCACCCTTAGTTCTTTCTGTGTTCTCTGTCTGACCCAGAATTGTACTGCACTGGCTATAGTAAGTGCTTTTGCACCATATTGTTTTAACTCTGTTGCCTTCCTTTGTTCTCATAGCCTTGGAGGCTGCTCGTATTTGTGCCAACAAGTACATGGTAAAAAGTTGTGGCAAAGATGGCTTTCATATCCGAGTGCGGCTCCACCCTTTCCATGTTATCCGTATCAACAAGATGTTGTCCTGTGCTGGGGCTGACAGGTGAGTTGGCTTTGAACCATTTCCTTTAACTTGGGCCTCTTCTGGGCTTGGTTTTTAATGTCAGGGAATAAAGGTGATTTCACATGTTGAATCACCTGTGGTGAGGAGAAAAACCAGGAGAAAGGCTGGCAATCAAATTGGGGGTACCACCTCATAAAGTGTCTCTCACTggttcttttttggttttgttttgtttttgttttaattaattacacatgacagtacaatgatcttgacatcatacatttgaatcagatggggtataatttctca
Coding sequences:
- the Rpl10 gene encoding large ribosomal subunit protein uL16, giving the protein MGRRPARCYRYCKNKPYPKSRFCRGVPDAKIRIFDLGRKKAKVDEFPLCGHMVSDEYEQLSSEALEAARICANKYMVKSCGKDGFHIRVRLHPFHVIRINKMLSCAGADRLQTGMRGAFGKPQGTVARVHIGQVIMSIRTKLQNKEHVIEALRRAKFKFPGRQKIHISKKWGFTKFNADEFEDMVAEKRLIPDGCGVKYIPNRGPLDKWRALHS